In bacterium, a single window of DNA contains:
- a CDS encoding DinB family protein has product MRPDAPNDSDLSQDDAVPNKSLTIERVLTLLEETPRRIATLTAGLAPPELHANPHRDEWSANDVLAHLRACADVWGNCMEAMIAEETPTLRAVNPLTWIKKTDYRELEFGPSLRSFATQRADLLAALEPLPREGWSRTATVTGAGKVLERTVLFYGRWLAGHERTHVKQVERIVNTMHR; this is encoded by the coding sequence ATACGACCGGATGCTCCGAACGATTCGGATCTCAGCCAAGATGACGCGGTGCCCAACAAATCACTCACGATCGAGCGGGTTCTGACCCTGCTCGAGGAGACGCCGCGGCGCATCGCGACTCTCACCGCCGGTCTGGCACCACCGGAGTTGCATGCCAACCCCCACCGCGATGAGTGGTCCGCCAACGATGTGCTCGCCCATCTCCGTGCGTGTGCTGACGTCTGGGGCAACTGCATGGAGGCGATGATCGCCGAGGAAACGCCGACGCTGCGGGCGGTCAATCCCCTCACCTGGATCAAAAAGACGGACTACCGCGAGCTTGAATTCGGGCCCTCGTTGCGCTCCTTTGCCACGCAGCGCGCCGATCTACTGGCCGCCCTGGAACCGTTGCCTCGCGAAGGTTGGTCACGCACGGCGACGGTGACGGGCGCGGGAAAGGTGCTGGAACGGACCGTGCTTTTCTACGGCCGGTGGCTGGCCGGCCATGAACGGACGCACGTCAAGCAGGTCGAACGCATCGTCAACACAATGCACAGGTAG